A genome region from Brassica oleracea var. oleracea cultivar TO1000 chromosome C2, BOL, whole genome shotgun sequence includes the following:
- the LOC106324906 gene encoding uncharacterized protein LOC106324906 isoform X2 has translation MESLISKNVKPGTPVKDRSKSSHLENANPNVSLAKSPLAKSSSSSPIVKSANPKRSAQKNQNQSPNPSPNPNPKPSQAVFSPRNRIRERRFVVVAKKNSRKGKKDPSPPAAGTTTTVPEIDCRCGERKKGSAKCVCVAYETLRASQEEFLKKRSESEEKEEGCNLEEVEGGEESLEPEMIGALKRTRGKVVEESRRSVPESGKVMNLVEAFEKLTCFSANKEEEEQTVGDVRQQSKLWEGEKEAHHTWSSSFCPNELVLTAKSLGLDPKASVSSSWDSSHNSVLSGMSNAGRRSRRNSLDSSTTMGSRKSKKKQVKVTSLKPFKLRTEQRGKVKEEEFAKKLQEITMVEEKMRIPIAQGLPWTTDEPECLVKPHVKDITIPVDLTLHSDVRAVERAEFDQQCEYAVLGCSEDEFHRAIQNGKRERTEAGGGRRDKTAEERIGPKGATNAIL, from the exons ATGGAATCGCTGATTTCGAAGAATGTTAAACCGGGGACTCCGGTTAAGGATCGGAGCAAGTCGTCTCATCTGGAGAACGCGAACCCTAACGTCTCTCTCGCTAAGTCCCCCCTCGCGAAATCCTCATCATCATCGCCGATCGTGAAATCCGCTAATCCGAAGCGATCGGCGCAGAAGAATCAGAATCAGAGTCCGAATCCGAGTCCGAATCCGAATCCGAAACCTAGCCAGGCGGTTTTCTCGCCGCGGAATCGGATCAGGGAGAGGAGGTTCGTCGTGGTGGCGAAGAAGAACTCGAGGAAAGGGAAGAAGGATCCGTCGCCGCCTGCCGCGGGGACTACTACCACCGTTCCCGAGATCGATTGCAGATGCGGGGAGAGGAAGAAAGGGAGCGCGAAGTGCGTTTGCGTCGCGTACGAGACGCTGCGTGCTTCTCAGGAGGAGTTTCTCAAGAAACGAAGCGAGTCCGAGGAGAAGGAGGAAGGATGTAATCTTGAAGAGGTAGAAGGTGGAGAGGAATCGCTGGAGCCGGAGATGATAGGCGCTTTGAAGAGGACGAGGGGTAAAGTCGTGGAGGAGTCGCGGAGGAGCGTGCCTGAATCTGGTAAAGTGATGAATCTCGTTGAAGCGTTTGAGAAACTCACTTGCTTCAGTGCCAACAAGGAAGAAGAGGAGCAAACCGTTGGGGATGTGAGACAGCAATCTAAGTTGTGGGAGGGAGAGAAAGAGGCACACCACACGTGGAGTTCTTCGTTTTGTCCAAATGAACTGGTTTTGACTGCTAAGAGTCTTGGTTTAGATCCCAAAGCCTCGGTCTCGTCGTCCTGGGACAGCAGCCACAACAG TGTTTTGAGTGGGATGTCAAATGCTGGGAGGAGAAGCAGAAGAAAT AGCTTGGACTCGTCGACTACAATGGGAAGCAGAAAATCGAAGAAGAAGCAGGTTAAGGTTACTTCATTGAAGCCTTTCAAACTTAGAACTGAG CAAAGAGGTAAGGTGAAAGAGGAAGAGTTTGCCAAGAAGCTCCAAGAGATAACAATGGTGGAAGAAAAGATGAGAATCCCCATTGCTCAAGGTCTTCCATGGACAACTGATGAACCTGAG TGTCTGGTTAAGCCCCATGTGAAAGATATTACAATACCAGTTGACTTGACGCTCCACTCAGATGTCCGGGCAGTAGAACGCGCAGAATTTGATCAGCAG TGTGAATATGCTGTTCTAGGTTGCAGTGAAGATGAGTTTCATCGAGCAATACAAAATGGAAAGAGAGAAAGAACAGAAG CTGGCGGAGGAAGAAGAGATAAGACGGCTGAGGAAAGAATTGGTCCCAAAGGCGCAACCAATGCCATACTTTGA
- the LOC106324906 gene encoding uncharacterized protein LOC106324906 isoform X1, producing MESLISKNVKPGTPVKDRSKSSHLENANPNVSLAKSPLAKSSSSSPIVKSANPKRSAQKNQNQSPNPSPNPNPKPSQAVFSPRNRIRERRFVVVAKKNSRKGKKDPSPPAAGTTTTVPEIDCRCGERKKGSAKCVCVAYETLRASQEEFLKKRSESEEKEEGCNLEEVEGGEESLEPEMIGALKRTRGKVVEESRRSVPESGKVMNLVEAFEKLTCFSANKEEEEQTVGDVRQQSKLWEGEKEAHHTWSSSFCPNELVLTAKSLGLDPKASVSSSWDSSHNSVLSGMSNAGRRSRRNSLDSSTTMGSRKSKKKQVKVTSLKPFKLRTEQRGKVKEEEFAKKLQEITMVEEKMRIPIAQGLPWTTDEPECLVKPHVKDITIPVDLTLHSDVRAVERAEFDQQVAVKMSFIEQYKMEREKEQKLAEEEEIRRLRKELVPKAQPMPYFDRPFIPRRSNKHPTAPRDPKFHIPQHKKIRCCGSSSCSETGSYLSDFNYQFL from the exons ATGGAATCGCTGATTTCGAAGAATGTTAAACCGGGGACTCCGGTTAAGGATCGGAGCAAGTCGTCTCATCTGGAGAACGCGAACCCTAACGTCTCTCTCGCTAAGTCCCCCCTCGCGAAATCCTCATCATCATCGCCGATCGTGAAATCCGCTAATCCGAAGCGATCGGCGCAGAAGAATCAGAATCAGAGTCCGAATCCGAGTCCGAATCCGAATCCGAAACCTAGCCAGGCGGTTTTCTCGCCGCGGAATCGGATCAGGGAGAGGAGGTTCGTCGTGGTGGCGAAGAAGAACTCGAGGAAAGGGAAGAAGGATCCGTCGCCGCCTGCCGCGGGGACTACTACCACCGTTCCCGAGATCGATTGCAGATGCGGGGAGAGGAAGAAAGGGAGCGCGAAGTGCGTTTGCGTCGCGTACGAGACGCTGCGTGCTTCTCAGGAGGAGTTTCTCAAGAAACGAAGCGAGTCCGAGGAGAAGGAGGAAGGATGTAATCTTGAAGAGGTAGAAGGTGGAGAGGAATCGCTGGAGCCGGAGATGATAGGCGCTTTGAAGAGGACGAGGGGTAAAGTCGTGGAGGAGTCGCGGAGGAGCGTGCCTGAATCTGGTAAAGTGATGAATCTCGTTGAAGCGTTTGAGAAACTCACTTGCTTCAGTGCCAACAAGGAAGAAGAGGAGCAAACCGTTGGGGATGTGAGACAGCAATCTAAGTTGTGGGAGGGAGAGAAAGAGGCACACCACACGTGGAGTTCTTCGTTTTGTCCAAATGAACTGGTTTTGACTGCTAAGAGTCTTGGTTTAGATCCCAAAGCCTCGGTCTCGTCGTCCTGGGACAGCAGCCACAACAG TGTTTTGAGTGGGATGTCAAATGCTGGGAGGAGAAGCAGAAGAAAT AGCTTGGACTCGTCGACTACAATGGGAAGCAGAAAATCGAAGAAGAAGCAGGTTAAGGTTACTTCATTGAAGCCTTTCAAACTTAGAACTGAG CAAAGAGGTAAGGTGAAAGAGGAAGAGTTTGCCAAGAAGCTCCAAGAGATAACAATGGTGGAAGAAAAGATGAGAATCCCCATTGCTCAAGGTCTTCCATGGACAACTGATGAACCTGAG TGTCTGGTTAAGCCCCATGTGAAAGATATTACAATACCAGTTGACTTGACGCTCCACTCAGATGTCCGGGCAGTAGAACGCGCAGAATTTGATCAGCAG GTTGCAGTGAAGATGAGTTTCATCGAGCAATACAAAATGGAAAGAGAGAAAGAACAGAAG CTGGCGGAGGAAGAAGAGATAAGACGGCTGAGGAAAGAATTGGTCCCAAAGGCGCAACCAATGCCATACTTTGATCGACCATTCATTCCCAGAAG GTCGAACAAACATCCAACTGCGCCAAGAGATCCCAAGTTTCACATACCGCAACACAAGAAGATCAGATGCTGCGGTTCATCTTCTTGTAGTGAAACTGGCTCTTACCTGAGCGATTTCAATTATCAATTTCTCTAG